The following are from one region of the Pseudohongiella spirulinae genome:
- a CDS encoding GNAT family N-acetyltransferase — translation MDAFSLRVAHSDELQALVAIDDAASEIYATAGLKLDLGNDHPFVAAEKLRWARAIKQGLAQLAVNQQGVPIGFATLGFLDQEPYLDQIAVLPGYMRRGVGTMLLGRAIAWSGERPLWLTTYAHFPWNRPYYERHGFVMVQDRECGSELFVVLQEQRAALPDPDKRIAMVRRRQS, via the coding sequence TTGGACGCGTTTTCTTTGCGAGTGGCTCATTCTGATGAATTGCAGGCACTTGTTGCAATCGACGACGCGGCGAGTGAGATCTATGCGACAGCAGGACTCAAACTTGACCTGGGCAACGATCATCCTTTTGTTGCAGCCGAGAAACTCAGGTGGGCTCGCGCGATCAAACAAGGGCTCGCGCAGCTAGCAGTCAATCAACAGGGTGTGCCCATCGGATTTGCTACGCTCGGCTTCCTTGACCAAGAGCCTTACCTGGACCAGATAGCTGTACTGCCCGGTTATATGCGACGTGGCGTTGGCACTATGCTGCTGGGGCGCGCAATCGCATGGAGTGGCGAGCGACCTCTCTGGCTGACAACCTATGCGCATTTCCCCTGGAACAGACCTTACTATGAGCGACATGGTTTTGTTATGGTTCAGGATCGTGAGTGTGGAAGCGAACTTTTCGTGGTCTTGCAGGAACAGCGGGCAGCCCTTCCCGATCCGGACAAGCGAATAGCCATGGTCAGGCGTCGACAGTCTTGA
- a CDS encoding alpha/beta fold hydrolase, which yields MTDFLRTPDENFAGLADFAFQPRYHHWKDLRQHYVDEGPRDGPVMLLLHGMPTWSYLYRDMIPVLVKAGYRCIAPDHMGFGRSDKPTDIHWYSIARHTEILTSLITTLDLHRITLVCQDWGGPTGLAQVAIMPERFERLLIMNTWLHHPEFEYSEGIRKWFGHWKAGGLFDRPCPDVALLLLLSGGLASRDVILPALIEGKNPGFTGKAEEIYRGFSAPYRGMPDTAFNGYRQFPLSIPATDYDSGNGAAQTHHYRCLLDLQLPAHFIWGCTDDVFTEDWGRTWAGRMKATFDPLADAGHFPQNTHGQTICKVLLERIAAERF from the coding sequence ATGACTGACTTTCTTCGTACGCCCGATGAAAACTTTGCCGGACTCGCTGACTTTGCTTTTCAGCCTCGGTATCACCACTGGAAGGATTTGCGCCAGCACTATGTTGACGAGGGTCCCCGGGATGGGCCGGTCATGTTGTTGCTGCATGGCATGCCAACCTGGTCCTATCTGTACCGGGACATGATCCCTGTGCTGGTAAAGGCTGGCTATCGCTGCATAGCGCCAGACCACATGGGTTTTGGCCGATCAGACAAGCCCACGGATATTCACTGGTATTCCATAGCGCGTCATACCGAGATCCTGACCAGTCTGATCACAACCCTGGACCTGCACAGGATCACGCTGGTTTGCCAGGACTGGGGCGGCCCGACAGGTTTGGCACAGGTAGCCATAATGCCCGAACGCTTTGAGCGGCTGTTAATCATGAACACGTGGTTGCATCACCCTGAATTTGAATACTCTGAGGGTATCCGCAAGTGGTTTGGCCATTGGAAAGCGGGTGGCCTGTTTGACCGGCCGTGTCCTGATGTGGCGCTTTTGCTGCTGCTGAGCGGCGGGCTGGCGTCGCGCGACGTTATTTTGCCTGCACTGATTGAAGGAAAAAATCCGGGCTTCACCGGCAAGGCTGAAGAAATTTACCGGGGGTTTTCTGCGCCTTATCGGGGTATGCCTGACACGGCGTTTAACGGCTATCGTCAATTTCCCTTATCAATACCTGCGACAGATTACGATAGCGGCAATGGGGCGGCTCAGACTCACCATTATCGTTGCCTGCTGGATTTGCAGCTGCCTGCGCATTTCATCTGGGGCTGCACGGATGACGTTTTCACCGAGGACTGGGGGCGTACCTGGGCCGGGCGTATGAAAGCGACCTTTGATCCACTGGCTGATGCCGGTCATTTTCCACAGAACACGCACGGCCAAACGATCTGCAAGGTCTTGTTGGAAAGAATTGCCGCTGAGCGTTTTTAA
- a CDS encoding zinc-binding dehydrogenase produces MSSDNTFLQMFSTLSESGELRLELMEKPVPVPEDNQVLVRIEATPINPSDQGVMFGWSDVGAGRSSGDGADRTFTAPVSEQGMRAMKARVGQPLAVGNEGAGTVVATGNSELARSLAGKVVAVMGGSMYAQYRCVDASACLPLLDGHTARDGASCFVNPLTALSMIETMNMEGHTALIHTAAASNLGQMLVRICQADGVQLVNIVRKQEQADLLLKMGAKYVINSGSENFMAELTDAIEATGATLAFDATGGGMLASNILTCMEAAAARIPGAYSIYGSVKHKQVYLYGNLDTSATVLQRAYGMAWGVGGWLLPNFLAKAGPEVSARLRARVANELKTTFASHYTNEISLSEALDADTVRQYYAKHTGEKYLICPQK; encoded by the coding sequence ATGTCTTCAGATAATACATTCCTTCAGATGTTCTCTACGCTCTCAGAGTCGGGGGAGCTGCGCCTTGAACTGATGGAAAAACCCGTCCCCGTACCGGAGGATAACCAGGTGCTGGTCAGAATAGAAGCAACACCCATCAATCCGTCTGACCAGGGCGTCATGTTTGGCTGGTCGGACGTGGGTGCGGGCAGGTCTTCGGGCGACGGGGCAGATCGCACTTTTACAGCGCCTGTCTCAGAGCAGGGTATGCGAGCGATGAAAGCGCGCGTGGGTCAGCCACTGGCCGTGGGTAATGAAGGGGCCGGCACCGTGGTTGCGACGGGCAATTCGGAGCTGGCCAGAAGTCTGGCTGGCAAAGTGGTTGCCGTGATGGGTGGCAGTATGTATGCGCAATACCGTTGTGTGGATGCGTCCGCCTGCCTGCCGTTACTGGACGGGCATACGGCCAGGGATGGGGCATCCTGTTTCGTGAATCCGCTGACCGCGCTGTCCATGATAGAAACGATGAACATGGAGGGGCACACTGCCCTGATTCACACGGCGGCGGCCTCTAATCTGGGGCAGATGCTGGTGCGTATCTGCCAGGCCGATGGTGTGCAGCTGGTCAATATTGTCCGCAAGCAGGAGCAGGCCGACTTGCTGCTGAAGATGGGTGCCAAATACGTCATCAACAGCGGCTCGGAGAATTTTATGGCTGAGTTGACTGATGCCATTGAGGCCACGGGGGCCACGCTGGCTTTTGATGCCACTGGCGGCGGCATGCTGGCATCGAACATTCTGACATGCATGGAGGCAGCTGCGGCGCGTATCCCGGGTGCGTACAGCATTTATGGTTCGGTTAAACACAAGCAGGTCTACCTGTATGGCAATCTGGATACCTCAGCCACGGTGTTGCAACGTGCTTACGGCATGGCCTGGGGTGTCGGCGGCTGGTTGCTGCCCAACTTTCTGGCAAAGGCCGGCCCTGAGGTGAGCGCCCGTCTGCGCGCCCGCGTCGCCAATGAGCTGAAAACAACATTTGCCAGCCACTACACCAATGAAATTTCACTTTCTGAAGCTCTGGACGCGGATACTGTGCGACAATACTATGCCAAACATACGGGTGAGAAATATTTGATTTGTCCACAGAAGTAA
- a CDS encoding diguanylate cyclase domain-containing protein encodes MSDPDESSTASSVDIHAICPKLINLIMDTVFVVDGSGVILFVNDACETLLGYAKDELIGTPIRQYVYPGDLDSTMQAAQRVISGQPHIHFENRYLRKDGSIVNILWSARWDDEQQVRIGVARDITALKQAEEELRFLAHHDPLTGLTNRHLFNDRLETALRAAEREHRPLALLYLDLNDFKRINDGWGHEAGDYVIKDIARRLESGLRKSDTIGRIGGDEFTILLTDVSEPSSVDASMVKIRRILEVPIEYKGEHFRVGCSIGVARYPEDGDTARQLLNTADSRMYADKRKVE; translated from the coding sequence ATGTCAGATCCCGATGAATCCAGTACCGCAAGCTCAGTAGATATCCATGCGATCTGTCCCAAGCTGATTAACCTGATTATGGACACGGTTTTTGTGGTCGACGGGTCTGGGGTGATCCTGTTTGTCAATGACGCCTGCGAGACACTGCTGGGTTATGCCAAGGATGAGCTGATCGGGACACCCATCCGACAATACGTCTACCCGGGTGATCTGGACTCGACGATGCAGGCCGCTCAACGGGTGATCAGCGGCCAGCCTCATATCCATTTTGAGAACCGGTACCTGCGAAAAGATGGCAGCATCGTCAATATTCTGTGGTCTGCGCGCTGGGATGATGAGCAACAGGTGCGCATTGGTGTGGCCCGGGATATCACCGCGTTGAAGCAGGCCGAAGAAGAGTTGCGATTTCTGGCGCACCACGATCCGTTGACCGGCCTGACCAATAGGCACCTGTTTAATGATCGCCTTGAGACAGCGTTGCGCGCGGCCGAGCGAGAGCATCGCCCGCTTGCTTTGTTGTACCTTGATCTGAATGACTTCAAACGTATCAATGATGGCTGGGGTCACGAGGCGGGCGATTATGTAATCAAGGACATTGCCCGCCGACTTGAAAGCGGATTGCGAAAGTCGGATACCATCGGTCGCATTGGCGGCGATGAGTTTACCATTTTGCTGACGGACGTTTCAGAACCCTCTTCGGTCGACGCTTCGATGGTGAAAATACGCCGAATTCTGGAAGTGCCAATTGAATACAAGGGCGAGCATTTTCGTGTTGGCTGCAGTATCGGCGTTGCGCGCTACCCGGAGGATGGTGATACCGCCAGGCAGCTTCTGAATACGGCAGACTCCCGAATGTATGCAGATAAACGCAAGGTCGAATGA
- a CDS encoding GNAT family N-acetyltransferase yields MATEIHPLTVELIPALAAHFGRHRNESGVNDIHFMPFLPDDPQGPRGASVDCAFLPLDKCGWQRWFCAQDMSTGNIVGHVDLKSDPLQSSMHWCQLGIGIEGAYRGQGLGERLMSRAIDFARHHEELEWIELRVFANNTPAVSLYQKLGFKTVGVLRDRFRLRGQSIDDIVMVLSIGKTV; encoded by the coding sequence ATGGCCACTGAAATTCATCCCCTGACAGTAGAGCTGATTCCGGCGTTGGCCGCTCATTTCGGTCGTCACCGGAATGAGTCCGGAGTCAATGACATACATTTTATGCCTTTCTTGCCAGACGATCCGCAAGGGCCGCGTGGCGCATCTGTTGACTGCGCATTTCTGCCGCTGGACAAGTGCGGTTGGCAGCGTTGGTTTTGTGCGCAGGATATGTCCACGGGTAATATTGTGGGACACGTGGATCTTAAAAGCGATCCGTTGCAATCCAGTATGCACTGGTGCCAACTGGGAATCGGTATAGAGGGCGCCTATCGTGGCCAGGGCCTGGGTGAGCGTCTGATGAGCCGAGCCATTGATTTTGCCCGCCATCATGAAGAGCTGGAATGGATTGAGCTACGTGTGTTTGCGAATAACACGCCTGCCGTGTCCCTGTATCAGAAACTTGGCTTTAAAACGGTTGGAGTGCTGCGGGATCGCTTCCGGCTGCGTGGCCAGAGCATAGATGATATTGTGATGGTTTTAAGCATTGGAAAAACTGTATGA
- a CDS encoding lipocalin family protein — protein MKNWLTVALALLLNACLGAPDGVAPVKGFELNRYLGTWYEIARLDHSFERGLERVTANYTMRDDGGVRVLNRGFSVSDQAWEEAVGKAYFVEDDNTGYLKVSFFGPFYGSYVIFELEQDNYDYAFISGPDTSYLWLLARTPEVAPEVIEQFERQAGRLGFDVDSLIYVEHAD, from the coding sequence ATGAAAAACTGGTTGACGGTTGCTTTGGCCCTGTTGCTGAATGCCTGTCTCGGCGCACCCGATGGCGTGGCGCCGGTGAAGGGATTTGAACTTAACCGGTATCTGGGAACCTGGTATGAAATCGCCCGGCTGGACCATTCCTTTGAGCGGGGGCTGGAGCGCGTTACTGCTAATTATACGATGCGTGACGATGGTGGTGTGCGGGTACTTAATCGGGGGTTTTCTGTTTCTGATCAGGCCTGGGAAGAAGCCGTCGGCAAAGCGTATTTCGTTGAGGATGATAACACGGGGTATCTGAAGGTTTCGTTCTTCGGCCCCTTTTATGGGTCATATGTCATTTTTGAGCTTGAACAAGACAACTATGACTATGCGTTTATCTCTGGCCCGGATACCTCTTATTTGTGGTTGCTGGCGCGCACACCAGAGGTGGCGCCTGAAGTGATTGAACAGTTTGAGCGGCAGGCCGGCCGCCTGGGTTTCGATGTCGATAGTCTGATTTATGTGGAACATGCGGACTGA
- a CDS encoding nucleoside deaminase, whose amino-acid sequence MLLSNQTELNDDVLRVIAHMPTRSLSVLMDKTFAARLSDADFMRIAVLLAEKSLDEGGCPIGAVIIDNTSRQIVGKGHNTLVQENHPYNHGETSAIRDAGRIDFSKTTLFTSLSPCQVCATLLYMRGFSRVVVGDVTNASGTESLLQSKGVPVQILEDQQGIKRYARFRKDNPDLDLEDWRGLSAARK is encoded by the coding sequence ATGCTGCTGAGCAATCAAACAGAATTAAATGACGATGTGCTGCGTGTTATTGCTCATATGCCTACGCGCAGCCTGTCGGTGCTGATGGACAAGACGTTCGCAGCACGTTTGAGCGATGCGGACTTTATGCGAATTGCTGTGCTGCTGGCGGAAAAAAGCCTTGATGAAGGCGGTTGCCCGATCGGCGCCGTCATCATTGACAATACCAGTCGTCAGATTGTTGGCAAGGGACACAATACGCTGGTGCAGGAAAACCACCCCTATAATCATGGTGAAACCTCAGCTATTCGCGATGCGGGACGCATCGATTTCAGCAAGACGACGCTGTTTACGTCATTGAGCCCCTGTCAGGTGTGTGCCACGTTGTTGTATATGCGCGGTTTTTCCCGTGTGGTGGTGGGGGATGTGACCAACGCGTCGGGCACAGAATCGCTGTTGCAAAGCAAAGGTGTGCCGGTGCAAATCCTGGAGGATCAGCAGGGCATTAAACGGTATGCCCGCTTCCGAAAAGACAATCCTGATCTGGATCTGGAAGACTGGCGCGGCCTTAGCGCCGCACGCAAGTAA
- a CDS encoding DUF2189 domain-containing protein — translation MRAHTDVSIDSGPHFEIRNISLIDLRESMRRGLDDFFARPTHGIFITLIYALVAVFAALIGLGENPLPLVFPLISGIALIGPLAACGLYELSRRREAGLDYAWWYVFDVFRSPSRGAIALMGLVLAVLFMTWMMTAQALYGAYFGAEQPENMLALLQQVMTTSAGWQLMMSGLFIGFLYSVIVFVTTVVSLPLLIHHKVGLPHAVGVSIAVVLKNWKTMAAWYLLVIAMVALAAVPLFIGLAIVVPVLGHATWHLYRRSCRRCDSGLEQ, via the coding sequence ATGCGCGCGCATACTGATGTATCGATCGATTCCGGACCGCACTTCGAAATCAGAAATATTTCTCTGATTGACCTTCGGGAGTCCATGCGCCGGGGGTTGGACGATTTTTTCGCCCGCCCTACTCACGGTATTTTTATCACATTGATCTACGCCTTGGTGGCGGTGTTTGCCGCGCTGATCGGTCTGGGGGAGAATCCCCTGCCGCTGGTGTTTCCGTTGATATCAGGTATAGCCTTGATCGGACCACTGGCCGCCTGTGGCCTCTATGAACTGAGCCGGCGTCGTGAAGCCGGACTTGATTACGCCTGGTGGTATGTCTTTGATGTGTTCAGATCGCCGTCTCGAGGCGCCATTGCCTTGATGGGGCTGGTGCTTGCTGTGCTATTCATGACGTGGATGATGACGGCGCAGGCGCTTTATGGAGCCTATTTTGGTGCTGAGCAGCCGGAAAACATGCTGGCTCTGCTTCAGCAGGTCATGACAACGTCGGCGGGCTGGCAGCTGATGATGAGCGGCCTCTTCATCGGTTTTTTATACAGCGTGATTGTGTTTGTAACCACAGTGGTGTCCCTGCCCCTGTTGATTCATCACAAAGTCGGCTTGCCGCACGCGGTGGGTGTGTCGATAGCCGTGGTGCTGAAAAACTGGAAGACCATGGCCGCCTGGTACCTGCTGGTGATTGCCATGGTGGCGTTGGCGGCTGTGCCCCTGTTCATTGGGCTGGCGATAGTGGTGCCGGTGCTTGGTCACGCGACCTGGCATCTGTACCGGCGTAGCTGTCGGCGCTGTGACTCAGGGCTTGAGCAGTAA
- a CDS encoding ectonucleotide pyrophosphatase/phosphodiesterase, with the protein MRMNRPHTFFSLLLSTLLLVLTPFVTAQAPEPLDDTIILISIDGARHDYLDLHHAPTLRRLAAVGLQARHLQPVFPTKTFTNHYSLVTGLYPAKHGIVDNNMYDPPTGLRFSLGNREQVQNPYWWGGEPIWVTAIKQGLVSATFFFPGSEAAVQGISPSYWFTYDESISNRQRVNTVLDWLAKPAAERPQMITLYFSDVDTAGHNFGPESEEVRQALAHVDGEIGYLVAELEERRLLNQVNLMITSDHGMAAVDLNQHIIIDEAFDTTLAEQILYSRELVSIFPAQGNSEQLLSQLRQNLPVQASVYSADTLPARFHFSGHERIAPILVLAEPGWAMLRRSWLEGFEREASLNRIRGGHGYDNSAPDMQGLFIAHGPAFRSQTKIESIRMIDLYNVMANILKLTPAVNDGDPDLVPLLLKP; encoded by the coding sequence ATGCGCATGAATAGGCCTCACACATTTTTCTCTCTGCTCCTGAGCACTCTGCTGCTTGTGCTGACTCCGTTTGTCACCGCGCAAGCACCTGAGCCATTGGACGACACTATCATTCTGATCTCCATTGACGGAGCCCGGCACGACTACCTGGATTTACATCACGCGCCCACACTTCGGCGGCTGGCGGCCGTCGGCTTGCAGGCGCGTCATCTACAACCCGTTTTCCCTACTAAAACATTTACCAACCACTATTCATTGGTAACCGGCCTGTATCCGGCAAAACACGGCATTGTTGACAACAATATGTATGATCCGCCAACTGGACTGCGCTTCAGTCTGGGCAACCGTGAGCAGGTGCAAAATCCTTATTGGTGGGGCGGCGAGCCCATCTGGGTCACCGCCATCAAACAGGGGCTGGTGAGCGCCACATTCTTCTTTCCTGGCTCAGAAGCTGCTGTGCAGGGAATCAGCCCCAGTTACTGGTTTACCTACGATGAAAGCATCAGTAACCGGCAGCGTGTGAATACGGTACTGGACTGGCTGGCTAAACCGGCCGCAGAAAGACCACAGATGATCACCCTGTATTTCAGCGATGTAGACACCGCAGGGCATAATTTTGGTCCGGAATCAGAGGAGGTGCGCCAGGCGTTGGCGCATGTAGACGGCGAGATAGGCTATCTGGTGGCAGAGCTGGAGGAACGCCGTCTTTTGAATCAGGTCAATCTGATGATCACATCTGATCACGGCATGGCGGCAGTGGATCTTAATCAGCACATCATCATCGATGAAGCCTTTGACACCACGCTGGCCGAGCAGATTCTTTATTCACGCGAGCTGGTCAGCATTTTCCCGGCACAAGGCAATAGTGAACAATTACTCTCGCAATTGCGCCAGAACCTGCCAGTGCAGGCGAGCGTGTATAGTGCCGATACCCTGCCGGCGCGCTTCCACTTCAGCGGCCATGAGCGTATTGCCCCGATTCTGGTTCTGGCCGAGCCGGGCTGGGCCATGCTGCGACGCAGTTGGCTGGAAGGGTTCGAGCGCGAAGCCTCCCTGAACCGTATCCGCGGCGGTCACGGCTACGACAATAGCGCACCGGACATGCAGGGCCTGTTCATCGCACACGGCCCGGCATTCCGGTCTCAAACCAAAATCGAGAGCATCAGAATGATTGACCTCTACAATGTCATGGCCAATATTCTAAAACTGACACCTGCAGTCAACGATGGCGACCCTGACCTCGTCCCGTTACTGCTCAAGCCCTGA